The Paenibacillus tianjinensis genome has a window encoding:
- the rhaB gene encoding rhamnulokinase, whose protein sequence is MNYHIAVDIGASSGRLVLGTLADGSLSLEEIHRFGNGFTERDGSCYWDIDYLFGEILLGLQKAKAAGITKCTLGIDTWAVDYVLLDAEGNRMQEVYAYRDRRTDGVVEEVAKLISPETVYAKTGIQQLTFNTLYQLYAHSREELAAADQILLVPDYLYYRLCGRKIIEVTNASTTQLLNLDEREFDADLLALLHLKREQFAALTEPGEVLGTISDTLMEQYDLPECELICAATHDTASAVLGVPVPNGRSSAYISSGTWSLLGVELERPINTPAAKEANYTNEWGAYGTYRFLKNIMGLWLIQEVRRLDGERYSFGELAELAGAAEGFRSLIPCNDPRFLNPDNMIEEIRQACAGSGQPVPQTPGELARCIFDSLALSYRSYLEELEQLTGRPVEVLQIVGGGANNILLCQLTADIIGREVLAGPVESTALGNLAVQMIQTGSVADIHEARGIIGQSFEIKSYTPRPLPELDELLVRWEKLHADAVKGGK, encoded by the coding sequence ATGAACTATCATATTGCCGTCGATATCGGTGCCTCCAGCGGGCGGCTTGTGCTCGGAACACTAGCGGACGGAAGTCTCTCGCTGGAGGAAATTCACCGTTTCGGCAACGGCTTTACCGAACGAGACGGCTCCTGCTACTGGGATATCGATTATTTATTCGGGGAAATTCTGCTCGGCCTGCAAAAGGCAAAAGCTGCCGGCATCACCAAATGTACACTCGGTATCGATACCTGGGCCGTAGATTATGTGCTGCTGGATGCGGAGGGAAACCGGATGCAGGAGGTGTATGCTTACCGAGACCGCCGTACGGACGGTGTAGTGGAGGAAGTGGCGAAGCTGATTTCTCCTGAAACGGTGTATGCCAAAACCGGAATCCAGCAATTAACCTTTAATACGTTATATCAGCTGTATGCCCATAGCCGTGAGGAGCTGGCTGCAGCCGACCAGATTCTGCTTGTGCCGGATTATCTCTACTATAGATTATGCGGGCGCAAAATTATCGAAGTAACCAATGCTTCTACGACACAACTGCTCAATCTGGATGAACGTGAATTTGATGCGGACCTGCTGGCTCTGCTTCATTTAAAAAGAGAACAGTTCGCAGCTCTTACCGAACCGGGTGAGGTTCTAGGCACAATTAGCGATACACTTATGGAGCAGTACGATCTGCCGGAATGTGAACTGATCTGTGCAGCAACACATGACACAGCCTCTGCAGTACTGGGTGTCCCTGTGCCAAATGGACGTTCCTCCGCCTACATCAGCAGTGGCACCTGGTCACTGCTTGGTGTAGAGCTGGAGCGGCCGATCAATACTCCGGCTGCGAAGGAAGCTAACTACACCAATGAGTGGGGCGCTTATGGAACGTACCGTTTCCTGAAGAACATTATGGGACTGTGGCTGATTCAGGAAGTCCGCAGACTGGACGGGGAGCGGTATAGCTTCGGCGAACTGGCTGAGCTTGCCGGAGCAGCAGAAGGCTTCCGCAGCCTGATTCCGTGCAATGATCCGCGGTTCCTGAACCCGGACAACATGATTGAAGAGATCCGCCAGGCATGTGCCGGGAGCGGCCAGCCTGTTCCGCAGACTCCGGGCGAGCTTGCCCGCTGTATTTTTGACAGTCTGGCGCTTTCTTACCGTAGTTATCTGGAGGAGCTGGAGCAACTGACCGGCAGACCGGTCGAGGTGCTGCAAATCGTCGGGGGTGGAGCGAACAATATCTTGTTGTGCCAGCTGACTGCTGACATCATCGGCAGAGAGGTGCTGGCCGGTCCGGTTGAATCCACTGCGCTCGGCAATCTTGCGGTGCAGATGATTCAAACAGGTTCTGTTGCAGACATTCATGAAGCCCGGGGCATTATAGGACAGTCATTCGAGATTAAG
- a CDS encoding iron-containing alcohol dehydrogenase: MSTHVYYVPSINIMGKGCLKEIAPYIQELNLRKALVVTDKFLMKSGIAGKLLAVLDEAGIEYVVFDEVKPNPTCKNVHDGVDFLKSHHCDYLISIGGGSPQDTAKAIGIVATNGGHIAEYEGVHKSKVKSLPIVAVNTTAGTSSEVTINYVITDEERKVKMVMVDKNSIATISVNDPELMVDKPAALTAATGMDALTHAIEALVTPGAYPVTDATALAAVELIFANLARTVKNGHDIEAREQMVYAIFLGGLAFNNAGLGYVHAMAHQLGGVYDLPHGVCNAMLLPYVEEENAKYVPEKFRAIAKAIGLQVDGKTDKECADFVIESIKALSKEVGIPAKLSELGVEEVDLDLLSENAMKDACAPGNPFIPTKEEVIALFRKIL, encoded by the coding sequence ATGAGTACTCATGTCTATTATGTTCCTTCAATCAACATTATGGGAAAAGGTTGTCTTAAAGAAATCGCTCCCTACATTCAAGAACTGAACCTGCGGAAAGCGCTGGTAGTAACCGACAAGTTCCTGATGAAGAGCGGGATCGCCGGTAAGCTGCTGGCCGTGCTGGATGAGGCGGGGATTGAGTATGTTGTATTTGATGAAGTAAAACCAAATCCGACCTGTAAAAATGTTCACGACGGCGTGGATTTCTTGAAATCGCATCATTGTGATTATCTGATCTCCATCGGCGGCGGTTCTCCGCAGGATACAGCCAAAGCCATCGGTATCGTTGCTACTAATGGCGGACATATTGCTGAATATGAGGGAGTACACAAGTCTAAAGTTAAATCGCTGCCGATCGTTGCCGTAAATACCACTGCCGGAACCTCAAGCGAAGTTACGATTAACTATGTCATTACTGATGAAGAACGCAAGGTTAAAATGGTTATGGTCGATAAGAACAGTATCGCGACCATTTCCGTGAACGACCCCGAGCTTATGGTGGATAAGCCGGCTGCACTTACAGCGGCAACGGGAATGGATGCGCTGACCCATGCCATTGAAGCCCTCGTTACACCAGGCGCTTATCCGGTTACGGATGCTACTGCACTTGCGGCTGTTGAGCTGATTTTTGCCAATCTGGCCCGTACTGTAAAGAACGGTCATGACATCGAAGCGCGGGAACAGATGGTGTACGCGATCTTCCTTGGCGGGCTGGCGTTCAACAATGCCGGACTCGGCTATGTACATGCCATGGCGCATCAGCTTGGCGGCGTATATGATCTGCCGCACGGCGTATGCAATGCGATGCTGCTGCCTTATGTAGAAGAAGAGAATGCCAAATATGTACCTGAGAAATTCCGGGCCATCGCCAAGGCCATCGGCCTTCAGGTAGACGGCAAAACCGATAAGGAATGTGCGGACTTCGTGATTGAGTCCATCAAGGCCTTGTCGAAGGAAGTCGGCATTCCGGCTAAATTATCCGAACTGGGTGTTGAAGAGGTAGATCTTGATCTTCTCTCCGAGAACGCAATGAAGGATGCCTGCGCTCCGGGCAATCCGTTCATTCCGACGAAGGAAGAAGTCATCGCCCTGTTCCGTAAAATTCTCTAA
- a CDS encoding DeoR/GlpR family DNA-binding transcription regulator translates to MLAAERRNKIIDLVHQDKRVLVSDLSRMFEVTEETIRRDLEKLEKDGIVSRTYGGAMLNRHTNEDLPFVTRNAINTDIKRNIALKALDLINDGDTLMVDPSSTSFEFLKLLGNKNNLTVITNSINILQEFANSGMNIISTGGSLRHRSLSLVGPVAHDTIQRYNVDTAVISCKGVDLERGITDSNEPECELKKYMLRQAEKVVLLADHTKFNKTAFTQLVELGRIDILITDCRPPEPWLKRLAEENIEVLY, encoded by the coding sequence ATGCTGGCTGCTGAAAGACGCAATAAAATAATAGATCTTGTCCATCAGGACAAGCGTGTGCTTGTCTCCGATCTGAGCCGCATGTTCGAGGTGACGGAAGAAACGATCCGCAGGGATCTGGAGAAGCTGGAGAAGGACGGTATTGTCAGCCGCACATATGGCGGGGCTATGCTGAACAGGCATACCAATGAGGATCTTCCGTTCGTAACCCGCAACGCGATTAACACGGATATTAAACGCAACATAGCGCTGAAGGCGCTTGATCTGATCAATGACGGGGATACGCTGATGGTAGACCCCAGTTCAACCTCTTTTGAGTTCCTCAAGCTGCTGGGTAACAAAAATAATCTGACGGTTATCACCAATTCAATCAACATTTTGCAGGAGTTCGCGAATTCCGGCATGAACATCATCTCTACCGGCGGTTCCCTGCGCCACCGCTCACTGTCACTGGTTGGTCCGGTCGCCCATGATACAATTCAGCGCTACAATGTCGATACTGCCGTGATCAGCTGCAAGGGAGTGGATTTGGAACGGGGAATTACGGACTCTAATGAACCGGAATGCGAGCTTAAGAAATATATGCTGCGCCAGGCCGAGAAGGTCGTGCTGCTCGCTGACCATACCAAGTTTAATAAGACCGCCTTTACGCAGCTGGTGGAGCTTGGCAGAATCGATATCCTGATTACAGACTGCAGACCCCCGGAGCCGTGGCTTAAGCGGCTGGCTGAGGAGAATATTGAAGTTCTCTATTAA
- a CDS encoding L-cysteine desulfidase family protein, whose amino-acid sequence MVNLLEVLKKEIVPAEGCTEPIAVAYAVSLAAELLQEEITSIRLLLSGNIIKNAMGVGIPGTGQTGLPIAAALGAVIHRSHRKLEILSGLTAEELEQANRIIGRKLLEVELKDTPEKLYIEARVSSANHQATAIISGEHTNIVLLEKDGMPVGIQKDKGDCGEDDLLSPEAYAVSLEGIFEFVCTTDYSELEFLLEGARMNKAISDEGLRGDYGLQVGKKMSQRSAVNLFGNDVANSVIAATAAASDARMDGSAMPVMTTAGSGNQGIACTLPVIKLAELLGKDDEMLARAIALSNLVTVHVKHYIGRLSPLCGSGIAGGVGANSGIIYLMGGSLEQIKHGIQNTIASLSGMICDGAKSTCALKISTSTNAAIQAATLAMNNISPSDNDGVIFEKVEDTIRNMERLVQEGLAATDETILNIMLSKG is encoded by the coding sequence ATGGTAAATCTATTGGAAGTACTCAAAAAGGAAATCGTTCCGGCAGAAGGCTGTACAGAGCCGATCGCTGTGGCCTATGCCGTCTCCTTAGCTGCGGAGCTGCTGCAGGAGGAAATTACGTCCATCCGGCTGCTTCTTAGCGGAAACATAATTAAGAATGCTATGGGAGTCGGGATTCCCGGGACTGGCCAGACTGGACTGCCGATTGCCGCCGCACTTGGCGCAGTAATCCACCGGTCACACAGGAAGCTGGAGATTCTCTCTGGACTGACTGCAGAAGAATTAGAGCAGGCTAACAGAATCATCGGGCGCAAGCTGTTGGAAGTGGAACTGAAAGATACGCCGGAGAAACTGTATATTGAAGCCCGGGTCAGTAGTGCTAACCACCAGGCAACAGCAATTATTTCCGGAGAGCATACCAATATTGTCTTACTGGAGAAGGATGGGATGCCGGTCGGGATCCAGAAGGACAAGGGGGACTGCGGGGAAGATGATCTGCTGAGTCCAGAGGCATATGCGGTTTCTTTGGAAGGAATCTTTGAATTTGTCTGCACTACGGATTATTCAGAGCTGGAGTTTCTCTTGGAAGGTGCCAGAATGAATAAGGCGATTTCGGACGAGGGATTGCGGGGAGATTATGGCCTTCAAGTCGGTAAAAAGATGAGCCAGCGCTCCGCTGTCAATCTGTTCGGCAATGATGTGGCGAATTCGGTCATCGCTGCTACGGCCGCGGCCTCTGATGCACGGATGGACGGCAGTGCAATGCCTGTGATGACCACTGCCGGAAGCGGAAATCAGGGGATAGCCTGCACACTGCCCGTGATTAAGCTGGCGGAGCTTCTGGGCAAAGATGATGAAATGCTGGCCCGGGCCATCGCCCTCAGCAATCTGGTTACCGTGCATGTCAAACATTATATCGGACGCCTCTCACCGCTGTGCGGGTCAGGCATTGCCGGCGGAGTGGGAGCTAACAGCGGCATCATCTATCTCATGGGCGGCAGTCTGGAGCAAATCAAGCATGGAATCCAGAATACGATTGCTTCCTTGTCCGGCATGATCTGCGATGGTGCGAAATCCACCTGTGCGCTCAAAATCTCCACCTCCACCAATGCCGCGATTCAGGCGGCAACGCTGGCGATGAATAATATCTCACCGTCCGACAATGACGGCGTGATTTTTGAAAAGGTCGAGGATACGATCCGCAACATGGAACGGCTGGTCCAGGAAGGGCTTGCCGCAACAGATGAGACGATTTTGAATATTATGCTGTCCAAAGGTTAA
- the gnd gene encoding phosphogluconate dehydrogenase (NAD(+)-dependent, decarboxylating), whose translation MKVGLIGLGKMGFNLGQNLLEHGHEVVAYDVSAAAVEEIGAKGASGAANLAELVSKLDTPRIAWIMVPHQFVDSVITELTPLLSKGDIIIEAGNSHYKESIRRHDELEQSGIYFLDAGTSGGMEGARNGACYMIGGDEEAWKIAEPLFRDTSVDNGYLYAGKSGSGHFLKMVHNGIEYGMMAAIGEGFEVLEKSGFDFNFEQVARVWNNGSVIRSWLMELVERAFSKDAKLDEIKGIMHSSGEGRWTLETAFDLQAATPVIAMALLMRYRSLETDTFTGKVVAALRNEFGGHAVETK comes from the coding sequence ATGAAAGTCGGATTGATCGGATTAGGAAAAATGGGCTTCAATCTGGGCCAGAACCTGTTGGAGCATGGACATGAGGTGGTGGCGTATGACGTAAGCGCTGCTGCCGTTGAAGAGATTGGAGCGAAGGGGGCCTCAGGAGCGGCTAATCTGGCCGAACTCGTGAGCAAGCTGGATACTCCGCGGATTGCCTGGATTATGGTGCCGCATCAGTTTGTCGATTCTGTAATTACTGAGCTGACTCCGCTGCTGTCCAAAGGTGACATTATTATCGAGGCCGGGAACTCGCACTACAAGGAATCCATCCGGCGCCATGATGAACTTGAACAATCAGGGATATACTTCCTGGATGCCGGCACCTCTGGCGGGATGGAAGGGGCACGCAATGGTGCCTGCTACATGATCGGAGGAGACGAGGAAGCCTGGAAGATTGCCGAGCCGCTGTTCCGTGATACCTCTGTGGACAACGGCTATCTGTATGCCGGCAAGTCCGGCAGCGGCCACTTCCTGAAGATGGTGCATAACGGGATTGAATACGGCATGATGGCTGCAATCGGGGAAGGCTTTGAAGTGCTGGAGAAAAGCGGCTTTGACTTTAACTTCGAGCAGGTAGCCCGTGTGTGGAACAACGGCTCTGTTATCCGCTCGTGGTTAATGGAGCTAGTGGAGCGCGCCTTCTCGAAGGATGCGAAGCTGGACGAGATCAAAGGGATTATGCACTCCTCCGGAGAGGGCAGATGGACACTTGAAACGGCGTTTGATCTGCAGGCGGCTACACCGGTTATCGCAATGGCGCTGCTGATGCGCTACCGTTCGCTGGAGACCGACACCTTCACCGGTAAAGTGGTTGCCGCACTACGCAACGAGTTCGGCGGACACGCCGTTGAGACCAAATAA
- the zwf gene encoding glucose-6-phosphate dehydrogenase, translating to MESSTFVLFGATGDLAKRKIYPALYNLFADGKLSGPLSVIGLGRRELSNETFQAQVLDSLCTFSRHPVKDSAELQKFLLAFEYSVLDVGRPEDYTKLLGHVRRREEELNIPGNRMFYLSVGPEFFGPIAGNIEASGLGDTNGWKRLIIEKPFGRDLQSARELNNSLNAAFKEEEIFRIDHFLGKPMVQNLEVLKYSNPVLRALWQNRYIANVQITAAETVGVEERAGYYDKAGALRDMFQNHMLQLLMMMAMQLPKGSTPEDVRSKKRHVIQSLRPLLKEEVTQHVVRGQYGAGEIKGKEVPAYTAEPGIDASSQNETYIAARLWIDDPMWSEVPFYIRTGKRMKEKSTRIVIEFKEPFNDFHNKNRGNTQLDPNLLVIEIGPGEGISLQLNTKNPRQHGQLEPVSIKHDSANPDLPEAYENLIYDALLGDATFFAHWDEVELSWQWVQPIIEATEEGSLPLHTYASGSFGPDAAAELLGEDHWWLDEEAPVGLRQRNTVHSLDGEVIRPGA from the coding sequence GTGGAATCATCAACATTTGTGCTTTTTGGTGCTACCGGGGATTTGGCTAAACGCAAAATTTATCCGGCTTTATATAATCTGTTCGCAGATGGCAAGCTTTCCGGTCCTCTCTCTGTGATTGGACTCGGCAGACGGGAGCTTAGCAATGAAACGTTCCAGGCGCAGGTGCTGGATTCGCTGTGTACCTTTTCCCGCCATCCGGTAAAAGATTCAGCCGAGCTGCAGAAGTTTCTGCTGGCTTTTGAATATAGTGTGCTGGACGTGGGACGTCCGGAGGATTATACGAAGCTGCTGGGTCATGTGCGCCGCCGTGAAGAAGAGCTGAACATTCCCGGTAACCGGATGTTTTATTTGTCTGTCGGCCCTGAATTCTTCGGTCCAATTGCCGGTAATATCGAGGCCAGCGGCCTTGGAGACACAAACGGCTGGAAACGCCTGATTATCGAGAAGCCCTTCGGCAGAGATTTGCAGTCTGCGCGGGAGCTGAATAACAGTCTGAATGCGGCCTTTAAGGAAGAAGAAATTTTCCGGATTGATCACTTCCTCGGTAAGCCAATGGTGCAGAACCTGGAAGTTTTGAAGTATTCGAACCCTGTGCTCCGGGCATTATGGCAAAACCGTTATATCGCGAATGTCCAGATTACGGCTGCTGAGACTGTCGGTGTGGAAGAGCGGGCAGGCTATTATGACAAGGCGGGTGCGCTGCGCGACATGTTCCAGAATCATATGCTGCAGCTCCTGATGATGATGGCCATGCAGCTTCCTAAGGGCAGCACCCCCGAGGATGTCCGCAGCAAGAAGCGGCATGTGATCCAGTCCTTACGTCCGCTGCTGAAGGAGGAGGTCACTCAGCATGTGGTGCGCGGACAATACGGCGCTGGGGAGATTAAAGGCAAAGAGGTCCCTGCCTATACTGCCGAACCGGGCATTGATGCTTCCTCGCAGAATGAGACTTACATCGCCGCCCGCCTGTGGATTGATGATCCGATGTGGAGTGAAGTGCCTTTCTATATCCGCACCGGCAAACGTATGAAGGAGAAATCGACCCGGATCGTTATAGAATTCAAGGAACCGTTTAATGACTTTCATAACAAAAACAGAGGGAATACCCAGCTTGACCCGAACCTGCTGGTGATCGAAATCGGCCCCGGCGAAGGTATCTCACTGCAGCTGAACACCAAAAACCCGCGCCAGCACGGACAGCTTGAACCGGTCAGTATCAAACATGATTCGGCCAATCCGGACCTGCCGGAAGCCTATGAGAATCTGATCTATGATGCGCTGCTCGGGGATGCTACTTTCTTCGCCCATTGGGATGAAGTGGAGTTGTCCTGGCAGTGGGTACAGCCGATTATCGAAGCTACAGAGGAAGGATCGCTTCCGCTTCACACGTATGCTTCGGGCTCTTTTGGTCCGGATGCGGCTGCTGAATTGCTTGGGGAAGATCACTGGTGGCTGGATGAGGAAGCACCTGTGGGGCTGCGTCAGCGGAATACCGTACACAGTCTTGATGGAGAAGTTATCCGGCCCGGGGCATAA
- a CDS encoding winged helix-turn-helix transcriptional regulator encodes MKQEIRPLLAKVEHAYHIVGKKWVNLIIHVLMEGPRRFSELHTIIPDLSKRMLNERLKELEDCGLLSRAVIPDRPVRTEYSLTQKGQELGAALCHVEDWAVKWL; translated from the coding sequence GTGAAGCAGGAGATTAGGCCGTTACTTGCCAAAGTGGAGCATGCCTATCATATTGTCGGAAAAAAATGGGTAAATCTGATCATCCATGTGCTAATGGAAGGGCCAAGGCGGTTCAGTGAGCTGCATACCATCATCCCGGATCTAAGCAAACGCATGCTGAATGAACGCCTGAAGGAGCTTGAAGACTGCGGTCTGCTCAGCCGGGCAGTAATCCCGGACAGGCCGGTCCGGACAGAATATTCGCTAACGCAAAAAGGGCAGGAGCTTGGAGCTGCGCTCTGCCATGTTGAGGATTGGGCTGTGAAGTGGCTGTGA